One window of Nocardia sp. NBC_00508 genomic DNA carries:
- a CDS encoding TetR/AcrR family transcriptional regulator, giving the protein MQQSKPRGRAPVVTDTDIRRVASALLVERGPDAVSLRAIARQLGVTAPALYRYYKSLEDLLERLRLDFCADLAEELGAEIATLPDDGAVQFFAICRGFRRWALAHTREFTLVFASPGSGQARRFDEPFGRIFLAATGRLLANYDVVTPPTDVIPPELREDLVHFQTELLAALSESGQKFPAEKLDLGVTYLMIQIWARLYGHVTLEVFGNYPIPLDNPEILFDAMLADLGRTAGLLVD; this is encoded by the coding sequence GTGCAACAGTCCAAACCACGAGGCCGTGCGCCGGTGGTGACCGACACCGATATCCGGAGGGTCGCCAGCGCGTTGCTGGTCGAGCGGGGGCCCGACGCGGTCAGCCTGCGCGCCATCGCGCGTCAGCTCGGTGTCACCGCCCCCGCGCTGTACCGGTATTACAAGTCGCTGGAGGACCTGCTGGAGCGACTGCGGCTGGACTTCTGCGCCGACCTGGCCGAGGAGCTCGGCGCCGAGATCGCCACGCTGCCCGACGACGGCGCGGTGCAGTTCTTCGCCATCTGTCGTGGCTTCCGGCGCTGGGCGCTGGCGCACACCAGGGAATTCACCCTGGTGTTCGCCTCGCCCGGTTCCGGGCAGGCTCGCCGCTTCGATGAGCCGTTCGGCCGGATCTTCCTCGCCGCGACGGGCCGGCTGCTGGCGAACTACGACGTCGTCACGCCGCCCACCGACGTCATCCCGCCGGAGCTGCGCGAGGATCTGGTGCACTTCCAGACCGAACTGCTGGCGGCGCTGTCGGAATCCGGCCAGAAGTTCCCCGCCGAGAAGCTGGATCTCGGGGTGACGTATCTGATGATCCAGATCTGGGCGCGGCTCTACGGTCATGTCACGCTCGAGGTGTTCGGGAACTATCCGATCCCGCTGGACAATCCGGAGATCCTCTTCGACGCCATGCTCGCCGACCTGGGGCGGACGGCGGGTCTGCTCGTCGACTGA
- a CDS encoding cytochrome P450 has translation MTTPAIPAGFDFTDPDLLATRLPIVEFAELRRTAPVWWCAQSDRAGGFDDGGYWVVSKLEHIKEISKNPEVFSSQQNTAIIRFNEETTREQIDMLGNMLLLNLDPPKHTKTRRIISKGFTPRAVESLRAALTERAARIVHEAKKSGGGDFVEQVACELPLQAIAELIGIPQEDRKKIFDWSNQMISYDDPEFEGDHHAATAEVMGYAWNMAEQRRACPAEDIVTQLVNADIDGEHLGSDEFAFFVILLSVAGNETTRNSITHGMKAFVDNPEQWEIYKQQRPRTAPDEIVRWATPVTAFQRTATQDTVLGGQEIEKGQRVGLFYSSANFDEDAFADPFTFDVLRNPNPHVGFGGTGTHYCVGANLARLQIDLMFNAIADVMPNLRQVSDPVRLRSGWLNGIKRWEVEYA, from the coding sequence GTGACCACGCCCGCGATTCCCGCGGGATTCGACTTCACCGACCCCGACCTGCTCGCCACTCGCCTGCCCATCGTCGAGTTCGCCGAACTGCGCCGCACCGCCCCGGTGTGGTGGTGCGCCCAGAGCGATCGGGCCGGAGGCTTCGACGATGGCGGCTACTGGGTCGTCTCCAAGCTCGAGCACATCAAGGAGATCTCCAAGAACCCGGAGGTGTTCTCCTCCCAGCAGAACACGGCGATCATCCGGTTCAACGAGGAGACCACCCGCGAGCAGATCGACATGCTCGGCAACATGCTGCTGCTGAACCTCGATCCGCCCAAGCACACCAAGACCCGCCGCATCATCTCCAAGGGCTTCACGCCCCGCGCGGTGGAAAGCCTGCGTGCCGCGCTCACCGAACGCGCCGCCAGGATCGTGCACGAGGCCAAGAAGTCCGGCGGCGGCGACTTCGTCGAGCAGGTCGCCTGTGAGCTGCCGCTGCAGGCCATCGCCGAGCTGATCGGCATCCCCCAGGAGGACCGGAAGAAGATCTTCGACTGGTCCAACCAGATGATCTCCTACGACGACCCGGAGTTCGAGGGCGACCACCACGCCGCGACGGCCGAGGTGATGGGCTACGCCTGGAACATGGCCGAGCAGCGGCGCGCCTGTCCCGCCGAGGACATCGTCACCCAGCTGGTCAACGCCGACATCGACGGCGAGCACCTCGGTTCCGACGAGTTCGCGTTCTTCGTCATCCTGCTGTCGGTGGCGGGCAACGAGACCACCCGGAACTCGATCACCCACGGCATGAAGGCGTTCGTGGACAACCCCGAGCAGTGGGAGATCTACAAGCAGCAGCGTCCGCGCACCGCGCCCGACGAGATCGTCCGGTGGGCCACCCCGGTGACCGCGTTCCAGCGCACCGCGACCCAGGACACCGTGCTCGGCGGCCAGGAGATCGAGAAGGGCCAGCGGGTCGGATTGTTCTACAGCTCGGCCAATTTCGACGAGGACGCGTTCGCCGACCCGTTCACCTTCGATGTGCTGCGCAATCCGAACCCGCACGTGGGCTTCGGCGGCACCGGCACGCACTACTGCGTCGGCGCGAACCTGGCCCGGCTGCAGATCGATCTGATGTTCAACGCCATCGCCGACGTGATGCCGAACCTGCGGCAGGTGTCCGACCCGGTGCGGCTGCGCTCGGGTTGGCTGAACGGAATCAAGCGCTGGGAAGTCGAATACGCTTGA
- a CDS encoding group II truncated hemoglobin, which produces MPSLYEHVGGDEELHRVEAAFYDKALADPVLKTLFTERLPHHVDHLTWFTSESFGGPDRFTRELGFDHIIAVHRNLKITDEQRERFVEVYMQTFEEAGLLDDEEFRKAVYEHVAFGSQVAQQNSHAAGDAELHPIREVPRWTWARDDD; this is translated from the coding sequence ATGCCCAGTCTCTACGAGCACGTCGGCGGCGACGAGGAGCTGCATCGCGTCGAAGCGGCGTTCTACGACAAGGCGCTCGCCGACCCGGTGCTGAAGACGTTGTTCACCGAGCGACTACCGCACCATGTCGACCATCTCACCTGGTTCACGTCCGAATCCTTCGGCGGCCCGGACCGTTTCACCCGCGAGCTGGGTTTCGACCACATCATCGCGGTGCACCGGAACCTGAAGATCACCGACGAGCAGCGCGAGCGTTTCGTCGAGGTCTACATGCAGACGTTCGAGGAGGCCGGACTGCTCGACGACGAGGAGTTCCGCAAAGCCGTCTACGAACACGTGGCCTTCGGATCGCAGGTGGCCCAGCAGAACTCGCACGCGGCCGGCGACGCGGAACTGCACCCGATCCGCGAGGTACCGCGCTGGACCTGGGCACGCGACGACGACTAG
- a CDS encoding DUF1254 domain-containing protein — MDHRTDGKVTVSRRTALGMAATSVVALGLAACGGSEDEDSAVPGDAVAIARDAYIFGFPLVLMDLTRVTAEATVPANRFRHTNSFDAQEQREVVRPDVDTMDSFAWLDLTREPMVLQVPAMDRRRYWLAQLLDAWSNTVHNPSGMRPQAESAGPPYTYAVTGPGWSGALPEGLTPLPMPTPTVWLISRIQVDGPGDLPRVRALQQELKLAPLSAWTAGVDVPAPAVPPTRPMAPPAAQLAEMAPRAFFDRMCALMESNPPAPEDAPAMRRFASIGIEPGGSVEGIPDAELATAVATARQQIPVYVGETTIVENGWIYDPGTGRYGTNYLLRADIAWNGLGAALPEDAIYPTLYDTTDASGGPSRFRLHFASGQLPPVDAFWSLTAYTADLYLVPNPAQIYAVGHHVPVVLNPDGSLDLTLQWADPGASVPTGNWLPVPESGPFSLTLRLFAPKAEAVQGHWHPPPLTTLR; from the coding sequence ATGGACCACAGGACCGACGGCAAGGTCACGGTGTCGCGGCGCACGGCGCTCGGTATGGCGGCGACATCGGTGGTCGCGCTCGGATTGGCGGCATGCGGCGGATCCGAGGACGAGGACTCCGCCGTGCCCGGCGACGCCGTCGCGATCGCCAGGGACGCTTACATTTTCGGCTTTCCCCTCGTGCTGATGGACCTGACGCGCGTAACGGCCGAAGCGACCGTCCCCGCGAACCGGTTCCGCCACACCAACTCGTTCGACGCCCAAGAACAGCGCGAGGTGGTACGACCGGATGTGGACACGATGGACTCGTTCGCATGGCTCGATCTGACCCGCGAGCCGATGGTGCTGCAGGTCCCCGCCATGGATCGGCGGCGCTACTGGCTGGCACAACTGCTGGACGCCTGGTCCAATACCGTGCACAACCCCAGCGGCATGCGCCCGCAGGCGGAGTCGGCGGGGCCGCCCTACACCTATGCGGTGACCGGTCCCGGCTGGTCCGGGGCGCTGCCGGAGGGGCTCACCCCGCTGCCGATGCCGACGCCTACGGTGTGGCTGATCAGCCGGATTCAGGTCGACGGCCCCGGCGACCTGCCCAGGGTCCGCGCTCTCCAGCAGGAGTTGAAGCTGGCTCCGCTGAGTGCGTGGACCGCCGGAGTGGACGTGCCCGCGCCTGCGGTGCCACCGACCCGGCCGATGGCGCCCCCGGCCGCGCAACTCGCGGAGATGGCCCCCCGAGCCTTCTTCGACCGTATGTGCGCCCTGATGGAGTCCAATCCGCCCGCACCCGAGGACGCCCCCGCGATGCGGCGCTTCGCGAGCATCGGCATCGAGCCGGGCGGCTCGGTCGAAGGCATTCCCGACGCCGAACTCGCCACGGCGGTAGCCACCGCACGGCAGCAGATCCCGGTGTACGTGGGAGAGACCACGATCGTCGAGAACGGCTGGATCTACGACCCCGGCACCGGCCGGTACGGTACGAACTACCTGTTGCGCGCCGACATCGCGTGGAACGGTCTCGGCGCCGCCCTGCCCGAGGACGCGATCTACCCGACTCTGTACGACACGACGGATGCCAGCGGTGGCCCGTCCCGTTTCCGGCTGCACTTCGCATCGGGCCAGTTGCCTCCGGTCGATGCCTTCTGGTCGCTGACCGCCTACACCGCCGACTTGTACCTGGTGCCCAACCCAGCCCAGATCTACGCGGTCGGCCACCATGTCCCGGTGGTGCTCAATCCCGATGGCTCCCTGGATCTGACACTCCAGTGGGCCGATCCGGGCGCGAGTGTTCCAACCGGGAACTGGCTGCCTGTTCCCGAATCGGGCCCATTCTCGCTGACATTGCGCCTGTTCGCGCCGAAAGCCGAGGCGGTGCAAGGGCATTGGCATCCACCGCCGCTCACCACGCTGCGGTGA
- a CDS encoding vWA domain-containing protein yields MGAALVKGQNGALHAARLSVSVRSEATVDVSALLVTEAGRVRSDADLVFFNQPSAPGVSLRPGTPAALSVSLAELPEDIAQLRAVLTLDDPAATFGRFAPPVVTVADEAGNVLYEYCIEGLGSESVVIALELYRRNAAWKVRAVGQGYAGGFAALVIDHGVRVDDEPAPRDSPAPDPTVAGSPSRAAAPAGVFSVPGETKLSFEKRATLDLRKRAVAKVLIDRDVFGIRARVVLVIDKTGSMNRQYRDQVVHRVVQRMIPVAIQLDDDGTLEAYLYALSFAKLPDITVEHGEAWAQTFLHLGGTHGGIDYQRLGGRNDELPIMRDIIDSLCPGDRPTLVLFFTDGGFAKKREIAALMREASLLPAFWQFVGLGRANYGLLRTLDELSDRTVDNAGFFALDDIDQVDDAQLYTRLLGEFPDWLRAARAAGILR; encoded by the coding sequence ATGGGTGCTGCGTTGGTCAAAGGTCAGAACGGAGCACTGCACGCCGCCCGGCTGTCGGTGTCGGTGCGCAGCGAGGCCACGGTCGACGTGTCGGCGCTGCTGGTGACCGAAGCCGGTCGGGTGCGATCGGACGCGGACCTCGTGTTCTTCAACCAGCCCAGCGCTCCCGGAGTGTCGCTGCGGCCGGGAACGCCTGCCGCGCTGTCGGTTTCGCTCGCCGAGTTGCCCGAGGACATCGCGCAGCTGCGCGCGGTGCTCACGCTCGATGATCCCGCGGCGACCTTCGGCCGGTTCGCGCCGCCCGTCGTTACGGTCGCGGACGAGGCGGGAAACGTGTTGTACGAGTACTGCATCGAGGGGCTGGGCAGCGAATCGGTGGTGATCGCGCTGGAGCTGTATCGGCGGAATGCGGCGTGGAAGGTGCGGGCGGTCGGGCAGGGCTACGCGGGCGGGTTCGCCGCACTCGTCATCGATCATGGCGTGCGCGTGGACGACGAGCCCGCTCCGCGCGACAGTCCGGCGCCGGATCCGACGGTCGCAGGCTCGCCGTCCCGCGCCGCCGCGCCGGCGGGCGTCTTCTCTGTGCCCGGTGAGACGAAGCTGTCCTTCGAGAAGCGCGCCACGCTGGACCTGCGCAAGCGGGCGGTCGCGAAGGTCCTGATCGATCGGGATGTCTTCGGGATCCGGGCCCGCGTCGTGCTCGTCATCGACAAGACCGGCAGCATGAACCGGCAGTACCGCGACCAGGTGGTGCATCGCGTCGTGCAGCGGATGATTCCGGTGGCCATTCAACTCGACGACGACGGCACCCTGGAGGCGTACCTCTACGCCCTCTCGTTCGCCAAGCTGCCCGATATCACCGTCGAGCACGGCGAGGCGTGGGCACAGACCTTCCTGCACCTCGGCGGAACCCACGGGGGCATCGACTACCAGCGGCTCGGTGGCCGCAACGACGAACTGCCGATCATGCGCGACATCATCGACTCGCTGTGTCCCGGCGACCGCCCTACGCTCGTGCTGTTCTTCACCGACGGCGGCTTCGCCAAGAAGCGTGAGATCGCGGCGCTCATGCGGGAAGCCTCGCTGCTACCGGCCTTCTGGCAGTTCGTCGGCCTCGGTCGGGCCAATTACGGCCTGCTGCGGACCCTGGACGAGTTGTCCGACCGGACGGTGGACAATGCGGGGTTCTTCGCCCTCGATGACATCGATCAGGTCGACGACGCCCAGCTCTACACGCGACTGCTGGGCGAGTTCCCGGACTGGCTGCGCGCCGCGCGTGCAGCGGGCATCCTGCGCTGA
- a CDS encoding AI-2E family transporter, which produces MSEASKDHGPAEPATRDRGDVIGAGILWLAKWAVCIVAIAAGAWVLGFLIARLWVVILPVALAVVVATVLWPPVRWLTAHGLRPALAASIAVLGFLGVLAGVIALIVPSVVNQAPELADKASEGVNQVREWLQGPPLRIRDEELDSAVDAIVSRLQSSSEQIATGVFSGVSTATSMLVTLFLVLVLTFFFVKDGPRFLPWLHSVSGSRSGRHLEQVLGRIWVVLGGFIRTQALVSLIDAVLIGAGLVILGVPLALVLAVITFLGGFVPLVGAFVAGALAVLVALVGNGFVTALIVLGIIVAVQQLEGNVLQPVLQSRSMQLHAVIVLLAVTAGGSLYGIIGAFLAVPAVAMAAVVLRYVGEQIDAATIALPEPDSEPESAE; this is translated from the coding sequence ATGAGCGAAGCGAGCAAGGACCACGGACCGGCCGAGCCCGCGACGCGGGATCGTGGTGACGTCATCGGCGCGGGCATCCTGTGGCTTGCCAAGTGGGCGGTGTGCATCGTCGCGATCGCGGCGGGGGCGTGGGTGCTCGGATTCCTGATCGCCCGGCTGTGGGTGGTGATTCTGCCGGTAGCGCTGGCCGTGGTCGTCGCGACGGTGCTGTGGCCGCCGGTGCGCTGGCTCACCGCGCACGGCCTGCGGCCCGCGTTGGCGGCATCGATCGCGGTGCTCGGCTTTCTCGGTGTGCTGGCCGGGGTCATCGCGCTGATCGTGCCGTCGGTGGTGAACCAGGCGCCCGAACTCGCGGACAAGGCGAGCGAGGGTGTGAACCAGGTCCGCGAGTGGTTGCAGGGACCGCCGTTGAGAATCCGCGACGAGGAACTGGATTCGGCGGTCGACGCGATCGTGTCCCGGCTGCAATCGAGTTCCGAGCAGATCGCCACCGGCGTGTTCAGCGGCGTGAGCACCGCGACGTCCATGCTGGTGACCCTGTTCCTCGTGCTGGTGCTCACGTTCTTCTTCGTCAAGGACGGGCCGCGTTTCCTGCCCTGGCTGCACAGCGTGTCCGGCAGCCGCAGCGGCAGGCACCTGGAGCAGGTGCTCGGCCGGATCTGGGTGGTGCTCGGCGGGTTCATCCGCACCCAGGCGCTGGTCAGCCTGATCGACGCCGTGCTGATCGGCGCGGGCCTGGTGATCCTCGGGGTGCCACTGGCATTGGTGCTCGCGGTGATCACGTTCCTCGGCGGGTTCGTCCCGCTGGTCGGCGCGTTCGTCGCGGGCGCGCTCGCGGTGCTGGTCGCGTTGGTCGGCAACGGCTTCGTCACGGCGCTGATCGTGCTCGGCATCATCGTCGCCGTGCAGCAACTGGAAGGCAACGTGCTGCAACCGGTCTTGCAGAGCCGCAGCATGCAACTGCACGCGGTCATCGTGCTGCTGGCCGTCACGGCGGGCGGATCGCTGTACGGGATCATCGGCGCCTTCCTGGCCGTCCCGGCCGTCGCGATGGCCGCGGTGGTCCTGCGCTACGTCGGCGAGCAGATCGACGCGGCCACCATCGCGCTGCCGGAACCGGACAGCGAACCCGAATCGGCCGAATAG
- a CDS encoding bifunctional o-acetylhomoserine/o-acetylserine sulfhydrylase yields the protein MTEPDLSADWSFETKQIHVGQIPDGATNARALPIYQTTSYTFRDTAHAAALFGLAEPGNIYTRIMNPTQDAVEQRIAALEGGVAALLLASGQAAETFAILNIAGAGDHIVSSPRLYGGTYNLFHYSLPKLGIEVSFVDDPDDLEQWKAAIRPNTKALYGETVSNPQNHILDIPGIANVAHANGVPLIVDNTVATPYLIQPLAHGADIVVHSATKYLGGHGAAIAGVIVDGGRFDWTGGRFPGFTEPDPSYHGVVYADLGAPAYALKARVQLLRDLGAAVSPFNAFLISQGLETLSLRIERHVRNAQAVAEFLTTRPEVTSVSYAGLPSSPWYERGRSLAPKGTGAVIGFELAGGVDAGKRFVEALRLHSHVANIGDVRSLVIHPASTTHSQLTPEEQSAAGVTPGLVRLAVGIEGIDDILADLRIGFAAAGS from the coding sequence ATGACCGAACCCGACCTGTCCGCGGACTGGAGCTTCGAGACGAAGCAGATCCACGTCGGACAGATTCCGGACGGCGCGACGAACGCCCGCGCGCTGCCCATCTACCAGACCACCTCCTACACCTTCCGCGACACCGCGCACGCGGCAGCGCTGTTCGGTCTGGCCGAGCCGGGCAACATCTACACCCGGATCATGAACCCCACCCAGGACGCCGTGGAGCAGCGCATCGCCGCCCTCGAAGGGGGTGTCGCCGCTCTGCTGCTGGCCTCCGGACAGGCCGCGGAGACCTTCGCGATCCTCAATATCGCCGGAGCAGGCGACCACATCGTCTCCAGCCCCCGTCTCTATGGCGGCACCTACAACCTGTTCCACTACTCGCTGCCCAAGCTCGGCATCGAGGTTTCCTTCGTCGACGACCCCGACGATCTGGAGCAGTGGAAGGCCGCGATCCGCCCGAACACCAAGGCGCTCTACGGCGAGACGGTGTCCAACCCGCAGAACCACATCCTCGACATCCCAGGCATCGCGAATGTCGCGCACGCCAATGGCGTTCCCCTGATCGTGGACAACACCGTCGCCACCCCCTACCTGATCCAGCCGCTCGCGCACGGCGCGGACATCGTCGTGCACTCGGCCACCAAGTACCTCGGCGGGCACGGCGCGGCCATCGCGGGCGTGATCGTCGACGGCGGCCGATTCGACTGGACCGGCGGCCGGTTCCCCGGTTTCACCGAGCCCGACCCGAGCTATCACGGCGTCGTCTACGCCGATCTCGGCGCGCCCGCCTACGCGCTCAAGGCGCGCGTGCAGCTGCTGCGCGACCTGGGCGCGGCGGTCTCGCCGTTCAACGCCTTCTTGATCAGCCAGGGCCTGGAGACGCTCAGCCTGCGGATCGAGCGGCACGTGCGGAACGCGCAGGCGGTGGCGGAGTTCCTCACCACGCGCCCGGAGGTGACCTCGGTGTCCTACGCGGGTCTGCCTTCGTCGCCGTGGTACGAGCGGGGCCGCAGCCTCGCGCCCAAGGGCACCGGCGCGGTGATCGGCTTCGAGCTGGCCGGCGGCGTGGACGCGGGCAAGCGGTTCGTCGAGGCGCTGCGGCTGCACAGCCACGTCGCCAATATCGGTGACGTGCGCTCGCTGGTGATCCACCCGGCCTCGACCACCCACTCCCAGCTGACCCCCGAGGAACAGTCGGCCGCGGGCGTCACGCCCGGCCTGGTCCGGCTCGCGGTCGGCATCGAGGGCATCGATGACATCCTCGCGGACCTGCGCATCGGTTTCGCCGCAGCGGGTTCCTGA
- a CDS encoding CsbD family protein encodes MSTADKAKNKAEKIAGQAKEKFGAATDDRAKRDEGRTDQTKSDLKDAGEKVKDAFRR; translated from the coding sequence ATGAGCACAGCCGACAAGGCGAAGAACAAGGCCGAGAAAATCGCCGGTCAGGCCAAGGAAAAGTTCGGCGCGGCCACCGACGACCGGGCGAAGCGGGATGAAGGCCGGACCGATCAGACCAAGTCGGACCTGAAGGACGCGGGCGAAAAGGTCAAGGACGCCTTCCGGCGCTGA
- a CDS encoding MMPL family transporter — protein MSAWDRYASLVTARGSWALLLVLAAASLGLIAAVGENEAAGQAPDALPPSAESAQVEQALAGFPDAGWAAAIIVVTRAADGDLTEDDRTATAEAVTRAAGRSPGPGDLLTSPDRKAAIGQVPVHADLSGFALTDRIRDIRYAARDGLPAGLDLEVTGGPAFGADIAESFSGANVTLLAVTATVVAVLLIATYRSPVLWLVPLAVVGAADRVATSAGTALARVTPLAFDGSTSGVTSVLVFGAGTNYALLLVSRYRDELHRESDHRAALRQAVRRAGPAILASNVTVVAALLVLLLASVPSTRSLGVMAALGLLVAVVFVLLALPAALALCGRNVFWPFVPRADDRDTAGEGIWHTIAARVVRRPALVAGCAITVLTVCATGLLTVRVGLSQTEQFRVRAESVEGFDTLAQHFPSGASDPAIVLAPSGATAGIEEAFRRTEGVVLTWQTGTSPTGLTRWSVVIDAPPASERAFDTLEALRASLAQVPGTDALVGGTDAQVLDIQTAAAEDREVIIPLILVVVLAVLLVLLRAIPAAVLLVAVTVLSALAALGLGSWMSEHVFGFPALDISVPLFAFLFLVALGVDYTIFLVTRAREETPGHGTTQGMVRAVSVTGAVITSAGIVLAAVFGVLGVLPLITLTQVGIVVGLGILLDTFVVRTVVIPALFSLIGRTIWWPSELRLVADEGPGPHA, from the coding sequence GTGAGCGCTTGGGATCGGTACGCGTCGCTGGTGACCGCCCGCGGATCGTGGGCGCTGCTCCTCGTGCTCGCCGCGGCCTCGCTGGGGCTGATCGCAGCCGTGGGAGAGAACGAGGCGGCGGGGCAGGCGCCCGACGCGCTGCCGCCGTCGGCGGAGTCCGCGCAGGTCGAACAGGCTTTAGCGGGGTTTCCGGACGCGGGCTGGGCGGCCGCGATCATCGTGGTCACCCGCGCCGCCGACGGCGACCTGACCGAGGACGACCGCACCGCCACGGCCGAGGCGGTGACCCGCGCCGCCGGCCGGTCGCCCGGGCCGGGCGATCTGCTCACGTCGCCGGATCGTAAGGCGGCGATCGGGCAGGTGCCGGTGCACGCCGACCTGAGCGGATTCGCGCTCACCGACCGCATCCGCGACATCCGTTACGCCGCACGAGACGGTCTGCCCGCCGGACTGGACCTGGAGGTGACCGGGGGTCCCGCCTTCGGCGCCGATATCGCCGAATCGTTCTCCGGCGCCAACGTCACCCTGCTCGCGGTGACCGCGACGGTGGTCGCGGTGCTGCTGATCGCGACGTATCGCTCCCCGGTGCTGTGGTTGGTGCCGCTGGCCGTGGTCGGTGCGGCCGACCGGGTCGCCACCAGCGCCGGAACCGCCCTGGCTCGGGTGACCCCGCTGGCTTTCGACGGCTCGACCTCCGGTGTCACCAGCGTGCTGGTGTTCGGGGCGGGCACCAACTATGCGCTGCTGCTGGTGTCGCGCTATCGCGACGAGCTGCACCGGGAATCGGATCACCGTGCGGCGTTGCGGCAGGCGGTGCGCCGCGCCGGGCCCGCGATCCTCGCGAGCAACGTGACGGTGGTGGCGGCGCTGCTGGTGCTGCTGCTGGCTTCGGTGCCGAGCACACGCAGTCTCGGTGTGATGGCCGCGCTCGGGTTGCTGGTGGCGGTGGTGTTCGTCCTGCTCGCGCTGCCCGCCGCGCTCGCCCTCTGCGGACGCAACGTGTTCTGGCCATTCGTGCCCCGCGCGGACGACCGGGACACGGCAGGCGAGGGAATCTGGCACACGATCGCCGCGCGCGTGGTGCGCAGGCCCGCGCTGGTCGCCGGGTGCGCGATCACGGTGCTCACCGTTTGCGCGACCGGTTTGCTGACGGTGCGGGTCGGGCTCTCCCAGACCGAGCAGTTCCGGGTCCGCGCCGAGTCGGTGGAGGGATTCGACACGCTCGCCCAGCATTTTCCGTCCGGTGCATCCGACCCGGCGATCGTGCTCGCGCCCAGCGGCGCGACCGCGGGAATCGAGGAGGCGTTCCGCCGCACCGAGGGGGTGGTGCTGACCTGGCAGACGGGGACCTCGCCGACCGGGCTCACCCGATGGTCGGTGGTGATCGACGCGCCACCGGCTTCCGAGCGGGCCTTCGACACGCTCGAGGCACTACGCGCGTCGCTGGCTCAGGTGCCCGGGACGGACGCGCTCGTCGGCGGCACGGACGCGCAGGTACTGGACATCCAGACCGCCGCGGCCGAGGACCGAGAGGTGATCATTCCGCTGATCCTGGTCGTCGTGCTCGCGGTGCTGCTCGTGCTGCTGCGCGCGATACCCGCCGCAGTGCTCCTGGTCGCGGTCACCGTGCTCAGCGCGCTGGCCGCGCTCGGGCTGGGGAGCTGGATGAGTGAGCACGTGTTCGGATTCCCCGCGCTGGACATCAGCGTTCCGTTGTTCGCTTTCCTGTTCCTGGTCGCGCTCGGCGTCGACTACACGATCTTCCTCGTGACCCGGGCTCGTGAGGAAACTCCCGGGCACGGCACCACACAGGGCATGGTGCGGGCGGTATCGGTGACCGGCGCGGTGATCACCAGCGCAGGTATCGTGCTCGCCGCGGTGTTCGGTGTGCTCGGCGTGCTTCCGCTGATCACGCTCACCCAGGTCGGCATCGTCGTCGGCCTCGGCATCCTGCTCGACACGTTCGTCGTGCGCACCGTGGTCATCCCGGCGTTGTTCAGCCTGATCGGGCGCACTATCTGGTGGCCGAGCGAGTTGCGCCTGGTGGCGGACGAGGGGCCGGGTCCGCATGCATAG
- a CDS encoding RNA polymerase sigma factor SigF: MSSESNQIIPKRKSRGDSYDNIEPLFAELAAAAPDDPRREALRAEVIERCLPLAEHIARKFSGRGENFEDLLQIARVGMLAAVDRFDPAHGATFLSFAVPTIMGEVRRHFRDHAWSVRVPRRLKEIQSTIGPAVETLSQRLGRMPRAREIAEELGVDLTEVTQALIARNAYQTSSIDAATESGDAESGGPSLLDSLGAEDPDFGTVENYLAVKPLLAALPDREKQVLVMRFFDSLSQEQIAQRIGCSQMQVSRILSKTLKSLREQALRD; the protein is encoded by the coding sequence ATGAGTAGCGAGTCGAATCAGATCATTCCCAAGCGCAAGTCGCGGGGGGACAGCTACGACAATATCGAGCCGCTGTTCGCGGAGCTCGCCGCAGCGGCCCCGGACGACCCGCGCCGGGAGGCCCTCCGCGCGGAGGTGATCGAGCGCTGCCTTCCACTCGCCGAACACATCGCGCGCAAGTTCAGCGGACGCGGCGAGAACTTCGAGGACCTGCTGCAGATCGCCCGGGTGGGCATGCTCGCCGCGGTCGATCGCTTCGATCCGGCGCATGGCGCGACCTTTCTGTCGTTCGCGGTGCCGACGATCATGGGAGAGGTGCGCAGGCATTTCCGCGACCACGCCTGGTCGGTGCGAGTGCCACGGCGGCTCAAGGAAATTCAATCCACCATCGGCCCGGCGGTGGAGACGCTGTCGCAGCGGCTGGGCCGGATGCCGCGGGCGCGGGAGATCGCCGAGGAGCTGGGCGTCGATCTGACCGAGGTGACCCAGGCCCTCATCGCCCGCAACGCCTATCAGACCTCCTCGATCGACGCCGCCACCGAGTCCGGCGACGCGGAGTCCGGCGGCCCCTCGCTGCTGGATTCGCTGGGCGCCGAGGACCCCGATTTCGGCACCGTGGAGAACTATCTTGCGGTGAAACCGCTGCTGGCCGCGTTGCCGGACCGCGAGAAGCAGGTGCTCGTCATGCGCTTCTTCGATTCCCTGTCCCAAGAGCAGATCGCCCAGCGGATCGGCTGTTCCCAGATGCAGGTCTCGCGCATTCTGTCGAAGACCTTGAAATCGTTGCGCGAGCAGGCTTTACGAGACTGA